CACGGGCTCTTCGACAGGGACTTCGAGTTCCTCAGCCTCGAAGAGGAGCGCGACGAGCAGCGCGGCTTCTGGCACGCCCTGCTAAGGCGCTGGTAGCATGCTCGTCGCTGGGAGGCCGATGATTGGCCCGGCTCGAAAGCAGGAGTCAGACCGGGAGGAGGCATATTAGTGAGTGGCGAGGGACCATTCCCGCGCCGGTGAGACAAGAGCCCCTTCGCGTGGAGGAGCAGTCTGCCATGACGCACGCCACTCTTGCCTGGCCAGGTGTGCTGCTGCTGGTCTGTGTGCTGGCCTGTCTGCCGGCCTGCGGGCAGATCAACTCGCAAATGAGTCGCCCCGAGATCGCTGCCCGCGTGAGGCAGTTCGATGCGAACAAGGACGGGCAGGTCACCCGCGAGGAGTTCAGAGGACCCGAGAACGTATTCCGCTTCATCGACCGCAATGGCGATGGTGTGATCACCGCCGAGGAGCTCACCGCCTTCGTGAACGCGGCACCGCAACAGGGAGCGGCCGGAGCGCAGACAGCCGGCGCTCCCGTCGGTAGCATCCCCGTCGACGTGAAGCCCCTGTCGGCGATGTCGGCCACCGATCGCTACAAGGGTGAAGACGGCGGCCTCTACGGTCAGGGCCAGAACACTCCGCCTCCGGCGCACCTGCAGGCAGCGCTCGACCAGGCCCGACAGATCCAGCCTCTCGACGGCGACGGCAACCCCTCGCCCCAGGGCAAGATCGGTTTCATCTCCTTCGGCATGTCGAACACGACGCAGGAGTTCCAGGTCTTCCTGCACGACGTGGCCCCGCTGAAGCTCTCCCCGAACCTGGTCATCGTCGACGGTGCGCAGGGCGGCATGGAGGCTACCGCCTGGGCCAAGGAGACCAAATCGCAGCAGGGCCGCGGTCCGACGGCCTGGGAGGAGCTTGCGAACCGGCTCCACGCGCGCGACCTCTCCGCCCGGCAGGTGCAGGTGGTCTGGATGAAGCTCGCGGTCGCCGGACCGGCTCGCGACGGTGCGTATCCGGCGCATGTGCAGAGGTTCCGGGAGCTCGTCACCACTTGCCTGCAGAAGCTCAAGTCGCGCTACCCCAGCGTCCGCCTCGTCTATCTCTCGAACCGCATCTACGCCGGCTATGCAACGACTGAGCTCAACCCGGAGCCCTATGCCTACGAGTATGCCTTCGGGTTGCGCCAACTGATTCTGGATCAGATCGCGGGGAAGCCCGAGCTGAACTACGACCCGGCGAAGGGCGAGGCGAAGTCGGCGCTGCTCATGTGGGGCCCGGATCTGTGGGCCAACGGCGCCACCCCTCGTGCCGATGGTCTCGCCTGGCAGAAGGAGGACCTTGGCCCCGACGGCACACACCCCTCGCTCTCGGGGCGGGAGAAAGTCGCTCAGTTGCTCTTGCGGTTCCTGCGAACCGAACCCACGGCCAGGCTATGGTTCGTCGAACAGCCCTAGCGGCTGTGCGGCTGGTGTTGCGGGGAGATCAGGTCGCGACCGAATTCCAACCATCCGACACGCCCAGAAGGAGGCCCTTGATGCTGCGCTACCTGTTGGTGATGGTGTCGCTTGTGGCTGTCTCCGCCGCCGTCGCTGCACCGACCGTCATTGTGAACGGTGAGACCGTGAATCTGTCCGTCATTGACCGTGATGGGAAAGCCTTCATCGATATCGTGGCCCTCATGCAACTGCTCGGCGGCAAGGCGACGTACAACGCTACGGCAGGCAAGCTCTACATCAACAGCACTACCGGCACGGGCACCACTGCACCTCCGAAGTCCGGCGACTTTGGCACCCCACAGCTTGCCGGCGACAATGGCCAGATCGGCCAGGTCTATACGCTGCGCAATAGCAACCCCATCTACTTCCGCCTCAACTCCGTCGCCTACTCCGTGTCGCAGTTGCGCTTCGGCAAGCTCATCGTGATCCCGGAGGCGGACGAAAAGCTGCTGGTGCTGCACTACAGCCTGCAGAACCCGCAGAAGATAGAAGCGCTGGTTCGCTTCGACACGCTGAAGTTCACGGCGGTCGACCAGATGAACGTGAACCATGACGGCAAGGGCTGGGTCGGCGATGAGCAGACCCAGGGCGAACTGGGCATGAAGCTGAAGCCCGCGCAGCGCATCGAGGCCTACGCCTGCATTGTCGTGCCGGCCAAGGGCGTGATCCCCAAGCTGATGGTGATGCCGCCCAACGCGAACGACGGGCCGATTCTGCGCTACGACCTGCGCGACAAGGTCACGGCTCTGCCCGCACCCTTCGCCGATCCTGCTGATCCGACCGGAGCGACGGCGCTGACGGTTGTCCCGGCTCAGGCGAACGCGACCTATCCCTTCAAGAACTTCGACGTGAAGGTCGAGAAGTGGGAGACGGTGACGACCGCCCTGGATGGTCCTGCTCCGCAGAACGGTGAGAGCTACTTCGTGGTTACGCTGTCTTGCACCAACAAGACGGGTAACGATGCGGTGTTGCGTTTCGACACCTTCATAGCGACGCTGACCGACGCCGGCGGGCTGCAGTTCAAGCTGCACCGGGACATACTCGCTGCCACGTCGAACGCTTCCTTCAGTCAGCGCGTGGCGCCGGAGACGACGGCTCGCATTCGGCTGTACTTCACTGTGCCGAAGGACGCCAAGCCGGATACCTTCACGATCAAGGAAGGCACCAGCCGCAGCTATGCCTACGACGTCTCGAACCAGGAGTAGCTCTTAGTGACCCCGACGGGCCCCCGCAAGAGAGGGCACACCGGTAGGAGGTGGGAGGGATGGTCGAGTACCGGAGGATGCGTGAGGGACTGGTCCTGACCTCCTGTCTCCACGGGGGCCCGATCAAACTATCGGAGGTCGCCCAGGCCGAGACTCACCCGTCCTGGCTGGAGAGAACCGCCGACCTGCCGGTGGGCACTGTGGCACGGCTGCTCACGGCACTCTGCCGGGAGTACGGCTCCTGTGGCGTCATGGCCATCGACGGCGACGCGGTCATCGGCAAGGTGAGGTTCGCTCCCGCCGGTCTGGGCGACTCCATCCCGGAGTGCTGCCAGCAGTATCCCGAAGCAATGGCCGCCTTCGACCCGAGTCGGCTGCCGGCTCTCGATACATTGCGTCCGAGGTCGCTGCGCCTGTGGTGTCTGCAGGTCGTCGACGACGACCGGTACCGTCGGCAGGGCATCGCGACGACCATGATGAAGCAGACCCTTGCCTGGGCTCGCGAGGCGGGATGGGTGACAATCGAGGCCTGTGCCATCGTCGAGGTGCCGCCGCTCCTGAACTGGACGGGGCTCTTCAGCCTCGGGGCATACCGGCGTCTGGGGTTCAGGGTCACGGGCTCGAGGGTCAGCCCGGAGTTACTGGAGGCCGTGCGTCACATGCGCCTCGGCGGCC
This is a stretch of genomic DNA from Armatimonadia bacterium. It encodes these proteins:
- a CDS encoding GNAT family N-acetyltransferase gives rise to the protein MVEYRRMREGLVLTSCLHGGPIKLSEVAQAETHPSWLERTADLPVGTVARLLTALCREYGSCGVMAIDGDAVIGKVRFAPAGLGDSIPECCQQYPEAMAAFDPSRLPALDTLRPRSLRLWCLQVVDDDRYRRQGIATTMMKQTLAWAREAGWVTIEACAIVEVPPLLNWTGLFSLGAYRRLGFRVTGSRVSPELLEAVRHMRLGGHGEKVKEQWQAFAHLSDEEAATLWDVVLDLKEPPVES
- a CDS encoding EF-hand domain-containing protein is translated as MTHATLAWPGVLLLVCVLACLPACGQINSQMSRPEIAARVRQFDANKDGQVTREEFRGPENVFRFIDRNGDGVITAEELTAFVNAAPQQGAAGAQTAGAPVGSIPVDVKPLSAMSATDRYKGEDGGLYGQGQNTPPPAHLQAALDQARQIQPLDGDGNPSPQGKIGFISFGMSNTTQEFQVFLHDVAPLKLSPNLVIVDGAQGGMEATAWAKETKSQQGRGPTAWEELANRLHARDLSARQVQVVWMKLAVAGPARDGAYPAHVQRFRELVTTCLQKLKSRYPSVRLVYLSNRIYAGYATTELNPEPYAYEYAFGLRQLILDQIAGKPELNYDPAKGEAKSALLMWGPDLWANGATPRADGLAWQKEDLGPDGTHPSLSGREKVAQLLLRFLRTEPTARLWFVEQP
- a CDS encoding DUF4352 domain-containing protein, whose product is MLRYLLVMVSLVAVSAAVAAPTVIVNGETVNLSVIDRDGKAFIDIVALMQLLGGKATYNATAGKLYINSTTGTGTTAPPKSGDFGTPQLAGDNGQIGQVYTLRNSNPIYFRLNSVAYSVSQLRFGKLIVIPEADEKLLVLHYSLQNPQKIEALVRFDTLKFTAVDQMNVNHDGKGWVGDEQTQGELGMKLKPAQRIEAYACIVVPAKGVIPKLMVMPPNANDGPILRYDLRDKVTALPAPFADPADPTGATALTVVPAQANATYPFKNFDVKVEKWETVTTALDGPAPQNGESYFVVTLSCTNKTGNDAVLRFDTFIATLTDAGGLQFKLHRDILAATSNASFSQRVAPETTARIRLYFTVPKDAKPDTFTIKEGTSRSYAYDVSNQE